A stretch of Pseudomonas sp. LS.1a DNA encodes these proteins:
- a CDS encoding GspE/PulE family protein, with protein MLPYRQARQSGVAMAPAEQGWQLWLRRDADSAQLQELLRVHGQPSLLEYLEPALFDERLGQLYQAGDAATEALIEGIGDQVDLDSLMSEMPRIEDLLESDDEAPVIRLINGLFGQALRLRASDIHIETFEQSLVVRLRVDGHLREVLRPPRALSAMLVSRIKVMARLDIAEKRQPQDGRITLRAAGREVDVRVSTLPGIHGERVVMRVLDKQASLLALGNLGMPAAVLQGLRSCLARPNGIVLSTGPTGSGKTTTLYASLNSLNDGSRNILTVEDPVEYAIAGIGQTAINPRAGLTFASGLRAILRQDPDVIMLGEIRDQETAQIAVQASLTGHLVLSTLHTNSAVGAVTRLRDMGVEPFLIASCLRGVLAQRLVRRLCSCAVAHPLQPAERDLWPELAALGSSYHAVGCEQCQGSGYVGRLGLYEFIELDAGLIGLLYDGASELAMQDYLAERRQSLVAMASGCLARGETSFAEVLRVVQG; from the coding sequence ATGCTGCCTTATCGCCAGGCACGGCAGAGCGGGGTGGCCATGGCCCCGGCGGAGCAGGGCTGGCAGCTGTGGCTGCGGCGCGACGCCGACAGTGCCCAGTTGCAGGAGCTGTTGCGCGTGCACGGCCAGCCCAGCCTGCTCGAATACCTGGAGCCTGCGCTGTTCGACGAACGCCTTGGCCAGCTGTACCAGGCTGGTGATGCCGCCACCGAGGCGCTGATCGAAGGCATCGGTGACCAGGTCGACCTGGACAGCCTGATGAGCGAAATGCCGCGCATCGAGGACCTGCTGGAAAGCGACGACGAAGCTCCGGTAATCCGCCTGATCAACGGCCTGTTCGGCCAGGCCCTGCGCCTGCGCGCCTCGGACATTCATATAGAAACCTTCGAGCAGAGCCTGGTGGTGCGCCTGCGGGTCGATGGTCACCTGCGCGAAGTGTTGCGCCCACCGCGTGCACTGTCGGCCATGCTGGTGTCGCGGATCAAGGTCATGGCGCGCCTGGACATCGCCGAAAAGCGCCAGCCCCAGGATGGCCGTATCACCCTGCGTGCGGCGGGGCGTGAAGTGGATGTGCGCGTTTCGACCCTGCCCGGCATCCATGGCGAGCGGGTGGTGATGCGTGTGCTCGACAAGCAGGCCAGCCTTTTGGCGCTAGGCAACCTGGGCATGCCGGCAGCGGTGTTGCAGGGCCTGCGCAGCTGCCTGGCGCGGCCCAACGGCATCGTGCTATCCACGGGGCCGACCGGTTCGGGCAAGACCACTACCTTGTACGCCAGCCTCAACAGCCTCAACGACGGCAGCCGCAATATCCTCACCGTCGAGGACCCGGTGGAATACGCCATCGCCGGCATCGGCCAGACCGCCATCAACCCGCGTGCCGGGCTGACCTTCGCCAGTGGCCTGCGCGCCATCCTGCGCCAGGACCCGGACGTGATCATGCTCGGCGAAATCCGCGACCAGGAGACCGCGCAGATCGCCGTGCAGGCCAGCCTCACCGGCCACCTGGTGTTATCCACACTGCACACCAACAGTGCGGTGGGCGCGGTGACCCGCCTGCGTGACATGGGCGTCGAGCCGTTCCTGATCGCCTCGTGCCTGCGCGGCGTACTGGCCCAGCGCCTGGTGCGGCGCTTGTGCAGTTGCGCCGTGGCGCACCCACTGCAACCGGCGGAACGTGACCTGTGGCCCGAGCTGGCGGCACTGGGCAGCAGCTACCACGCAGTGGGCTGCGAGCAGTGCCAGGGCAGCGGTTATGTCGGGCGCCTGGGCCTGTATGAATTCATCGAACTGGACGCCGGGCTGATCGGCCTGCTGTACGACGGCGCCAGTGAACTGGCCATGCAGGACTACCTGGCCGAACGCCGGCAGAGCCTGGTGGCGATGGCCAGCGGCTGCCTGGCCCGTGGCGAGACCAGTTTTGCCGAAGTACTGCGTGTGGTGCAGGGCTGA
- the gspF gene encoding type II secretion system inner membrane protein GspF: MPTYRYQAVDLAGKPHKASLQADSERHARQLLREQGLFARRLQRHEAGTRQPRRQRLSRAQLCELTRQLATLTGAGIPLVDALATLERQLRQPALHSVLVALRGSLAEGLGLARSLARQGAPFTGLYCALVEAGERSGRLAQVLTRLADHLEQVQRQQHKARTALIYPTVLMGVSLAVVVGLMTFVVPKLTEQFAHAGQSLPLITSLLIGLSQGLVQAGPWLLALALLLGVLGGWLLRKPYWCLRRDQLLLRLPHIGSLLQVLESARLARSLAILSGSGVALLEALQVATETVGNRRIRLAMEQVRQQVQGGTSLHRALDASQQFPPLLVNMVGSGEASGTLADMLERVADDQERGFARQVDTAMALFEPLMILVMGAVVLFIVLAVLLPIMQLNQGLQL; the protein is encoded by the coding sequence ATGCCGACCTATCGCTACCAGGCCGTCGATCTCGCCGGCAAGCCCCACAAGGCCAGCTTGCAGGCCGACAGCGAACGTCATGCCCGTCAGTTGTTGCGCGAGCAGGGCCTGTTCGCTCGCCGGTTGCAGCGTCACGAAGCCGGCACCCGGCAACCCCGGCGCCAGCGCCTGAGCCGCGCCCAGCTGTGCGAACTGACTCGTCAGCTGGCCACCCTGACCGGTGCCGGCATCCCTCTGGTCGACGCCCTGGCTACCCTGGAACGGCAACTGCGCCAGCCCGCCCTGCACAGTGTGCTGGTGGCCTTGCGCGGCTCGTTGGCCGAAGGCCTGGGCCTGGCCCGCAGCCTGGCCCGTCAGGGGGCACCGTTCACCGGCCTGTATTGCGCGCTGGTCGAGGCCGGCGAGCGCTCCGGGCGCCTGGCCCAGGTGCTGACCCGCCTCGCCGACCACCTGGAGCAGGTACAACGACAACAGCACAAGGCACGTACCGCGCTGATCTACCCCACCGTTTTGATGGGGGTATCACTCGCCGTGGTAGTAGGCCTGATGACCTTCGTCGTGCCCAAGCTCACCGAACAGTTCGCCCACGCCGGGCAGAGCCTGCCGCTCATTACATCGCTGCTGATCGGTCTGAGCCAAGGGCTGGTGCAGGCCGGGCCCTGGCTGTTGGCGCTGGCCCTGCTGCTCGGCGTGCTCGGCGGCTGGTTGTTGCGCAAGCCGTACTGGTGCCTGCGCCGCGACCAGTTGCTGCTACGTCTGCCACACATTGGCAGCCTGCTGCAGGTGCTGGAAAGCGCGCGCCTGGCACGCAGCCTGGCGATTCTCAGCGGCAGCGGTGTGGCCCTGCTCGAAGCCCTGCAAGTGGCCACTGAAACTGTCGGCAACCGGCGTATCCGTCTGGCCATGGAGCAGGTGCGCCAGCAGGTGCAGGGCGGCACCAGCCTGCACCGCGCGCTGGATGCCAGCCAGCAATTCCCGCCGCTGCTGGTGAACATGGTCGGCAGCGGTGAGGCCAGCGGCACCCTGGCCGACATGCTCGAGCGCGTGGCCGACGACCAGGAGCGCGGCTTTGCCCGCCAGGTCGATACCGCCATGGCGCTGTTCGAACCCCTGATGATCCTGGTGATGGGCGCCGTGGTGCTGTTCATCGTGCTGGCGGTGCTGCTGCCGATCATGCAACTCAACCAGGGCCTGCAACTGTGA
- the gspG gene encoding type II secretion system major pseudopilin GspG — protein MQHRRNRQRGFTLMEIMVVIFIIGLLIAVVAPSVLGNQDKAMKQKVMADLATLEQALDMYRLDNLRFPSSEQGLAALVKKPAQEPLPRAWRSDGYVRRLPEDPWGTPYQYRMPGEHGRVDVYSLGADGQPGGEGQDADLGNWEL, from the coding sequence ATGCAGCATCGACGTAACCGCCAGCGCGGTTTCACCCTCATGGAAATCATGGTGGTGATCTTCATCATCGGCTTGCTGATCGCCGTGGTTGCGCCCAGCGTGCTGGGCAACCAGGACAAGGCCATGAAGCAGAAGGTGATGGCCGACCTGGCCACCCTAGAGCAGGCGCTGGACATGTATCGCCTGGACAACCTGCGTTTCCCCAGCAGCGAACAGGGCCTGGCCGCGCTGGTGAAAAAGCCGGCCCAGGAACCGCTGCCACGGGCCTGGCGCAGTGACGGCTACGTGCGCCGCCTGCCGGAAGACCCGTGGGGCACCCCATACCAGTACCGCATGCCCGGCGAACATGGCCGGGTCGACGTGTACTCGCTGGGCGCCGATGGCCAGCCGGGCGGCGAAGGCCAGGATGCCGACCTGGGTAACTGGGAGCTGTAA
- the gspH gene encoding type II secretion system minor pseudopilin GspH, whose amino-acid sequence MRCQRGFSLIELLVVLAIAGLMTGLAVAGFGNSQASVDQALQRLATETRAQAALARHAGQLRGLRWNGQRPEFVRREGNGWVVEAVALGDWPKGLHPDWPASPQPRLLFTPHGWAQPGNVRWRWADGSQQWAWSRAGRLQVVVAP is encoded by the coding sequence GTGCGTTGTCAGCGGGGCTTCAGCCTGATCGAGTTGCTGGTGGTGCTGGCCATCGCCGGGCTGATGACCGGGCTGGCGGTGGCTGGGTTCGGCAACAGCCAGGCCAGTGTCGATCAGGCCCTGCAACGGCTGGCGACCGAGACCCGGGCACAGGCCGCGCTGGCCCGGCATGCCGGGCAACTGCGCGGGCTGCGCTGGAATGGCCAGCGCCCGGAGTTCGTCCGGCGCGAGGGCAATGGCTGGGTGGTCGAAGCCGTCGCCCTCGGCGACTGGCCCAAGGGCCTGCACCCGGACTGGCCGGCCAGCCCGCAGCCGCGCCTGCTGTTCACCCCGCATGGCTGGGCGCAACCGGGCAATGTGCGCTGGCGCTGGGCCGATGGCAGCCAGCAATGGGCCTGGAGCCGCGCTGGCCGCTTGCAGGTGGTGGTTGCCCCATGA
- a CDS encoding type II secretion system protein GspI, producing the protein MKQHQRGFTLLEVTVALAIAAVLAVITSQVLRQRLAVQDNLQQHRLGLLCARELQTRFAVEQYWPAANQVGGELSQGGQRCHWQLQLRRTGVRDLRRGELLLFADRDQRLPLGQYTVFLERP; encoded by the coding sequence ATGAAGCAGCATCAGCGTGGCTTCACCCTGCTGGAAGTGACCGTGGCCCTGGCGATCGCCGCAGTGCTGGCGGTGATCACCAGCCAGGTTCTGCGCCAGCGCCTGGCGGTGCAGGACAACCTGCAACAGCACCGCCTTGGCCTGCTGTGTGCGCGCGAACTGCAAACCCGCTTTGCCGTCGAGCAGTACTGGCCAGCTGCAAACCAGGTTGGCGGTGAACTGAGCCAGGGTGGCCAGCGCTGCCACTGGCAACTGCAACTGCGCCGCACCGGCGTACGCGACCTGCGCCGTGGCGAACTGCTGCTGTTCGCCGACCGCGACCAGCGCCTGCCGCTGGGCCAGTACACCGTATTCCTGGAGCGGCCATGA
- a CDS encoding type II secretion system protein: MPTKRRQAGLTLIELMVALALTAVLGIMLAALVNGWLKVRERLQVTTRETSVLDFCLALERRFDSPVMRRVYDQRLPLASRWLDWQPASNQLLWVATTGLPEAEGGSRLQRQRLRFEAREQRLLLESSADLYAAAAPGWVQRERLDRVSAMNVLYYQGGRWLAWPSDQPAHPGRGVRLELQRDGAPYVCTFALPWGRS; the protein is encoded by the coding sequence CTGCCCACGAAGCGCCGCCAGGCCGGCCTGACCCTGATCGAGCTGATGGTTGCCCTGGCCCTTACCGCCGTGCTCGGCATCATGCTCGCCGCCCTGGTCAACGGCTGGCTCAAGGTCCGCGAACGCCTGCAGGTCACCACCCGGGAAACCTCGGTGCTGGACTTCTGCCTGGCCCTGGAGCGTCGCTTCGACAGCCCGGTGATGCGCCGTGTCTACGACCAGCGCCTGCCCCTGGCCAGCCGCTGGCTGGACTGGCAACCGGCAAGCAACCAGTTGCTCTGGGTCGCCACCACCGGCCTGCCGGAAGCCGAAGGCGGCTCGCGCCTGCAACGCCAGCGCCTGCGCTTCGAGGCACGCGAGCAGCGCCTGCTGCTGGAAAGTTCGGCCGACCTTTACGCCGCCGCCGCCCCAGGTTGGGTCCAGCGCGAACGGCTCGATCGGGTCAGTGCCATGAATGTTCTTTATTACCAGGGCGGCCGCTGGCTGGCCTGGCCTTCCGACCAACCTGCGCACCCCGGCCGTGGCGTGCGTCTGGAGCTGCAGCGTGACGGAGCACCCTATGTCTGCACCTTCGCCCTCCCGTGGGGGCGCTCATGA
- the gspL gene encoding type II secretion system protein GspL, translating to MKFEWRRRSPAQTWLLLRPGIVWHWALVEGDLVQRQGQGEPPANLLARVALVLPAQACSHFRVPAPPGLKREEWPLLLEDRLLQAIDEVTCACLAREPGHLRLLVVARQQLDDWRGQCAEWGLQVARCWAELQLLPPPEAGYAWQWQRTPGMSLYIGLAEDGQEHWLAWPEGLGEVPRQPWAALQKVSLSGDWPSTLVPLDTLPGLFERTRKVRPLPAVSRPQQRLLAACLVLAAIWGGLWLSTQWGQAQRWRSQVIAVTGEQASPRHAAQALKRLRETELQQQLRTRQLDDLQATLQAWLREHPGWRLQAVRFDGQRWHLRLEGEGSAPPWSDMATAAGASVQVQDGQVVFDLGAAS from the coding sequence ATGAAGTTTGAATGGCGGCGGCGCAGCCCGGCCCAGACATGGCTGTTGCTGCGACCGGGCATTGTCTGGCACTGGGCGCTGGTCGAGGGTGACCTTGTGCAACGCCAAGGCCAGGGCGAGCCCCCGGCGAACCTGCTGGCCCGTGTGGCGTTGGTCCTGCCTGCCCAGGCCTGCAGCCATTTCCGCGTGCCGGCACCGCCCGGCCTCAAGCGTGAAGAATGGCCGCTGTTGCTCGAAGACCGCCTGCTGCAGGCCATCGATGAGGTGACATGCGCCTGCCTGGCTCGCGAGCCTGGCCATCTGCGGTTACTGGTGGTGGCCCGTCAGCAACTGGACGACTGGCGCGGGCAGTGTGCCGAATGGGGCTTGCAGGTGGCGCGTTGCTGGGCGGAGCTGCAGCTGCTGCCGCCCCCTGAGGCGGGCTATGCCTGGCAATGGCAGCGCACACCCGGCATGTCCTTGTACATAGGGCTGGCCGAAGACGGGCAGGAGCACTGGCTGGCTTGGCCGGAGGGACTGGGCGAGGTGCCACGGCAACCGTGGGCGGCGCTGCAAAAGGTCTCGCTGAGCGGCGACTGGCCAAGTACGTTGGTACCGCTCGATACATTGCCCGGCCTGTTCGAGCGTACCCGCAAGGTGCGCCCGCTGCCGGCGGTTTCCCGGCCGCAGCAACGGCTGCTCGCTGCCTGCCTGGTACTGGCTGCCATCTGGGGCGGGCTGTGGTTGAGCACGCAGTGGGGCCAGGCGCAACGCTGGCGCAGCCAGGTCATCGCCGTGACCGGTGAGCAGGCCAGCCCGCGGCACGCCGCGCAGGCCCTCAAGCGCCTGCGCGAAACCGAACTGCAGCAGCAACTGCGCACGCGCCAGCTCGACGACCTGCAGGCGACGTTGCAGGCCTGGTTGCGTGAGCACCCCGGCTGGCGCCTGCAAGCGGTGCGCTTCGATGGCCAGCGCTGGCACCTGCGGCTGGAGGGCGAGGGCAGTGCGCCGCCATGGAGCGACATGGCTACAGCTGCCGGGGCCTCCGTCCAGGTGCAAGATGGCCAAGTGGTGTTCGACCTGGGAGCGGCCTCATGA
- the gspM gene encoding type II secretion system protein GspM, with product MNRDWLKRHRLKFAWALIALLLAFLALRAGLAQWRELSQWRGLAEQAASLQRGPGLNLERLRQSAQARQIELAEVDAHDKTWQLHGQVADERVLQGWLQSLRAEGAQLLQWGLEQDAKGLRFNLVVQP from the coding sequence ATGAACCGGGACTGGCTAAAGCGTCATCGTCTGAAGTTCGCCTGGGCACTGATTGCTTTGTTGCTGGCCTTCCTTGCCCTGCGCGCAGGCCTTGCGCAATGGCGCGAGCTCAGCCAGTGGCGCGGGCTGGCCGAACAGGCCGCCAGCCTGCAGCGCGGCCCGGGGTTGAACCTGGAGCGGCTACGCCAGTCGGCTCAGGCGCGGCAGATCGAACTGGCCGAGGTCGATGCGCACGACAAAACCTGGCAACTGCATGGGCAGGTGGCCGACGAGCGCGTGCTGCAAGGCTGGTTGCAAAGCCTGCGTGCAGAAGGTGCCCAGCTACTGCAATGGGGGCTGGAGCAGGATGCCAAGGGCCTGCGCTTCAACCTGGTGGTGCAGCCATGA
- a CDS encoding type II secretion system protein N, which produces MSRKGMAWVVLVFVLSVVVELPANWVVRAFGLPMRDASGSLWQGQARQLGPVGPLHWTVQPWRLQANAQLGFQGQAWQLRAEGWPWRWRLDASAVGAQATVPTDYRLAGQWQGALRIQGAGRQCLTSEGRITVTDLALSEPWSLGLGQGWLEMDCQRGWRLRGQLVQQGQHQLAVDADLPGRRAQVVFELQPEAALTPLLRGGQWIGPQALAGQRDLRW; this is translated from the coding sequence ATGAGCCGCAAGGGCATGGCGTGGGTTGTGCTGGTATTCGTGCTGTCGGTAGTGGTTGAGCTTCCGGCCAATTGGGTGGTGCGTGCGTTCGGCCTGCCAATGCGTGACGCCAGTGGCAGCCTGTGGCAAGGCCAGGCCCGACAGTTGGGCCCGGTCGGGCCTTTGCACTGGACGGTGCAGCCTTGGCGCTTGCAGGCGAATGCGCAGTTGGGCTTTCAGGGCCAGGCCTGGCAGTTGCGTGCCGAAGGCTGGCCTTGGCGCTGGCGGCTCGACGCCTCTGCGGTGGGCGCCCAGGCGACCGTTCCGACGGATTATCGCCTGGCGGGTCAGTGGCAGGGGGCATTGCGAATTCAGGGGGCAGGGCGCCAATGTCTTACCAGTGAAGGCCGCATAACGGTAACCGACCTTGCCCTGAGCGAGCCCTGGTCGCTCGGCCTGGGGCAGGGCTGGCTGGAGATGGACTGCCAGCGCGGCTGGCGCCTGCGCGGGCAGTTGGTGCAGCAGGGGCAGCATCAACTGGCTGTGGATGCCGACCTGCCAGGGCGCCGGGCGCAGGTAGTGTTCGAGTTGCAGCCGGAGGCGGCGCTGACACCCTTGCTACGTGGGGGGCAGTGGATTGGGCCACAGGCATTGGCAGGGCAGCGAGACTTGCGCTGGTAA
- a CDS encoding L,D-transpeptidase family protein — protein sequence MRWLFALFCLCVTSVSQAAFTETILRKPQPAVQTPSPSQQAMQPLIDKVLVIKSERRLQLISRGEPLKTYRISLGKQPKGAKEREGDKKTPEGLYWLDWRKQSDRFNLAIHINYPNITDAARATREGVSAGSMIMIHGTPINDEYPEWYFHTLDWTDGCIAMRNRDMQEVWDLVRDGTLIEIRP from the coding sequence ATGCGCTGGTTGTTTGCCCTTTTCTGCCTTTGCGTTACCTCGGTGTCCCAGGCGGCCTTCACCGAGACCATCCTCCGCAAGCCCCAGCCGGCAGTGCAAACACCCTCGCCTTCGCAGCAGGCCATGCAGCCGCTGATCGACAAGGTGCTGGTGATCAAGTCCGAACGCCGCCTGCAGTTGATCAGCCGTGGCGAGCCGCTGAAAACCTACCGCATCTCCCTGGGCAAGCAGCCCAAGGGCGCCAAGGAACGCGAGGGCGACAAGAAAACCCCCGAGGGCCTGTACTGGCTGGACTGGCGCAAGCAGAGCGACCGCTTCAACCTGGCCATACACATCAATTACCCGAACATCACCGATGCCGCCCGTGCCACCCGAGAAGGGGTGAGTGCCGGCAGCATGATCATGATTCATGGCACACCGATCAACGACGAGTACCCGGAGTGGTACTTCCATACCCTGGACTGGACCGATGGCTGCATTGCCATGCGTAACCGCGACATGCAGGAAGTGTGGGACCTGGTGCGGGATGGGACGTTGATCGAGATTCGGCCTTGA
- a CDS encoding NUDIX hydrolase, whose amino-acid sequence MKFCSACGQPVTQRIPEGDSRLRYVCESCQTIHYQNPNIVAGVLPTWRSQVLLCRRAIEPRRGFWTLPAGFMENGETLDQAARRETVEEACARVGSMSLYQLFDLPHINQVHVFFRAELADLDFAVGVESLEVRLFEEHEIPWGELAFRTVTRTLECYYRDRIGQHYPIGHEYLPPMNVSTTT is encoded by the coding sequence ATGAAATTCTGCAGCGCGTGCGGCCAGCCGGTCACTCAGCGGATCCCCGAGGGCGACAGCCGCCTGCGGTATGTCTGCGAGTCTTGCCAGACCATCCACTACCAGAACCCCAACATCGTCGCCGGCGTGTTGCCGACCTGGCGCAGCCAGGTGCTGCTGTGCCGGCGCGCCATCGAGCCACGCCGCGGCTTCTGGACCCTGCCTGCCGGTTTCATGGAAAACGGCGAAACCCTCGACCAGGCCGCCCGTCGCGAAACCGTCGAGGAAGCCTGCGCCCGGGTCGGCAGCATGAGCCTGTACCAGCTGTTCGACCTGCCACACATCAACCAGGTGCACGTGTTCTTCCGCGCCGAGCTGGCAGACCTTGATTTCGCGGTCGGTGTCGAAAGCCTGGAAGTGCGGCTGTTCGAAGAACATGAGATTCCGTGGGGCGAGCTGGCTTTCCGCACCGTCACTCGCACACTAGAATGCTACTATCGCGACCGCATCGGGCAGCATTACCCCATAGGCCATGAATACCTGCCGCCGATGAACGTCTCGACCACTACCTAG
- a CDS encoding CoA pyrophosphatase yields the protein MLDELLRRMSNHQPASLETDRRFPEAAVLLPITRSEAPELVLTLRAKGLSTHGGEVAFPGGRRDPEDPDLVFTALREAEEEIGLPPGLVEVIGPLSPLISLHGLKVTPFVGLIPDFVEYRANDAEIAAVFTVPLEFFRQDPRDHTHRIDYQGRSWYVPSYRYGEYKIWGLSAIMIVELVNLLFDAGISLHQPPERHIEN from the coding sequence ATGCTGGACGAGCTACTTCGCCGAATGAGCAACCACCAACCCGCATCACTGGAAACCGACCGACGGTTCCCCGAAGCGGCGGTTCTTTTGCCCATTACCCGCAGCGAAGCGCCCGAACTGGTCCTGACCCTGCGCGCCAAAGGCCTGTCCACCCATGGCGGCGAAGTGGCCTTTCCCGGCGGTCGCCGCGACCCGGAAGACCCCGACCTGGTGTTCACCGCGCTACGTGAAGCTGAAGAGGAAATCGGCTTGCCGCCCGGCCTGGTGGAAGTGATCGGCCCGCTCAGCCCGCTGATTTCGCTGCATGGCCTGAAAGTGACGCCATTCGTCGGGCTTATCCCCGATTTTGTCGAATACCGCGCCAATGATGCCGAGATCGCGGCAGTATTCACCGTGCCGCTGGAGTTCTTCCGCCAGGACCCGCGCGACCATACCCACCGTATCGATTACCAGGGGCGCAGTTGGTATGTGCCCAGCTATCGCTATGGTGAATACAAGATCTGGGGGTTGTCGGCGATCATGATCGTCGAACTGGTCAACCTGCTGTTCGATGCCGGCATCAGCCTGCACCAGCCCCCTGAGCGTCACATCGAAAACTGA
- a CDS encoding gamma carbonic anhydrase family protein, with protein sequence MKYRLGDLRVESHPTSWAAPNATLIGKVRLQANASVWFGAVLRGDNELIDIGEGSNVQDGTVMHTDMGSPLTLGKGVTVGHNAMLHGCTVGDYSLVGINAVILNGARIGKHCIIGANALIAEGKEIPDGSLVMGSPGKVVRELTEQQKRMLEASAAHYVHNAQRYARELVVDDE encoded by the coding sequence ATGAAATACCGCCTGGGCGACCTGCGGGTCGAGAGCCACCCCACCAGTTGGGCCGCACCCAACGCCACGCTGATCGGCAAGGTGCGCCTGCAGGCCAATGCCAGCGTGTGGTTTGGCGCGGTGCTGCGCGGGGACAACGAGCTGATCGACATTGGCGAGGGCAGCAACGTGCAGGATGGCACGGTGATGCACACCGACATGGGGTCGCCGCTGACCTTGGGCAAGGGCGTGACCGTTGGCCACAACGCCATGCTGCATGGCTGCACGGTGGGCGACTACAGCCTGGTCGGTATCAACGCGGTGATCCTCAATGGCGCGCGTATCGGCAAGCACTGCATCATCGGCGCCAATGCGTTGATTGCAGAAGGCAAGGAGATTCCCGACGGTTCACTGGTGATGGGCTCGCCGGGCAAGGTGGTGCGTGAGCTGACCGAACAGCAAAAGCGCATGCTCGAAGCCAGTGCTGCGCATTACGTGCACAATGCCCAGCGTTATGCACGGGAGTTGGTGGTTGACGATGAGTGA
- a CDS encoding DUF1289 domain-containing protein, which produces MSDVVERPVASPCVSICALDEQDICTGCQRSVAEISRWGRMDNDERRAVLRRCHERAVEAGLIL; this is translated from the coding sequence ATGAGTGATGTCGTAGAGCGGCCGGTGGCCTCGCCGTGCGTGAGCATCTGTGCACTGGACGAGCAGGATATCTGCACCGGTTGCCAGCGTAGCGTGGCGGAAATCAGCCGCTGGGGGCGGATGGACAACGACGAGCGCCGCGCGGTGCTCAGGCGTTGCCATGAAAGGGCAGTGGAGGCCGGCCTCATCCTGTAG
- a CDS encoding VUT family protein → MFYLIAYISSVVLINYAFSSAPHLDIIWSAWGGLVFILRDMVQTRFGHGALVAMLVALVLSYVTSEPAIALASATAFFISELIDWLVFSITRRPLRDRLWLSSALSIPVDTFIFFGMIGALTPAVIGTAMASKFAGVTAVWLAMAFRARRAAVAG, encoded by the coding sequence ATGTTCTATCTGATTGCCTACATCAGCAGCGTAGTGCTGATCAACTACGCCTTCTCCAGCGCGCCGCACCTGGACATCATCTGGTCCGCCTGGGGCGGCCTGGTGTTCATCCTGCGCGACATGGTGCAGACCCGTTTCGGCCATGGTGCACTGGTCGCCATGCTGGTGGCGCTGGTGCTGTCCTATGTCACCTCGGAACCGGCCATCGCCCTGGCCAGTGCCACCGCGTTCTTCATTTCCGAACTGATCGACTGGCTGGTGTTCAGCATTACCCGCCGACCGCTGCGCGACCGCCTGTGGCTGAGCTCGGCACTGAGCATCCCGGTCGACACCTTCATCTTCTTCGGCATGATCGGTGCCCTGACCCCAGCCGTGATCGGCACCGCCATGGCCTCGAAATTCGCCGGTGTCACCGCCGTGTGGCTGGCCATGGCATTTCGCGCCCGGCGGGCCGCCGTGGCGGGTTGA